A genomic segment from Rahnella aceris encodes:
- the xdhB gene encoding xanthine dehydrogenase molybdopterin binding subunit, whose amino-acid sequence MSESKPSLSQAEMEALFRTGLQSGVGKSQKHESAEKHVSGEAVYIDDRLEFPRQLHLVPLLSPHAHADILHIDTEPCYAVPGVVRVMTAQDVPGNLDIAPLTHGDPLMAQGTVQYVGQIVLVVAATSMEVARAAVALAKVEYQPRDAVLTVKQALALEHYVEEPHQHKRGDAEMALACAPHRLQGELEIGGQEHFYLETQIASVMPGEDGAMLVYSSTQHPTEVQKLVASVLDLPMHKVVVDMRRMGGGFGGKETQAAGAACLAALAAHLTGRPAKMRLSRQDDMLITGKRHPFHVSYDVGFTDDGVIHGIDIKLAANCGYSLDLSGSIVDRAMFHSDNAYYLGDALITGYRCKTHLASNTAYRGFGGPQGIVAIEHIVDHIARELGLDPLTVRKNNYYGQEVRNVTHYHQPVGQNLLQEMTQQLEDSVEYTARRDAVTKFNRSNPYLKKGLALTPVKFGISFTASFLNQAGALVLVYTDGSIQLNHGGTEMGQGLNTKVAQVVAEVFQVDISRIQITATDTGKVPNTSPTAASSGADLNGKAAQNAAEIIKGRMVEMLMRVHDAQETDITFSNGQVRVKNQYFSFEQVATQCWLNQVPLSSTGYYKTPKIFYDRSKAAGHPFYYFSYGAACAEVLVDTLTGEYRLLRADILHDVGDSLNPAIDIGQVEGGFVQGMGWLTTEELVWNDKGRLMTSGPAAYKIPAIGDIPQDLRVKLVENRKNPEDTVFHSKAVGEPPFMLGISVWCAIKDAVASLAGYRVHPHLDAPATPERVLNAINQMHFQGDVVTHSAMVSAKIAG is encoded by the coding sequence ATGTCTGAATCGAAACCATCACTTTCTCAGGCTGAGATGGAAGCGTTGTTCCGCACGGGGTTGCAGAGCGGCGTGGGCAAAAGCCAGAAACATGAAAGCGCGGAGAAACACGTCAGCGGTGAAGCGGTGTATATCGATGACCGGCTGGAATTCCCCCGTCAGTTGCATCTGGTGCCGCTGCTCAGCCCTCATGCGCATGCTGACATTTTGCATATTGATACCGAACCTTGTTACGCCGTACCGGGTGTGGTGCGGGTGATGACTGCACAGGATGTGCCCGGCAATCTGGACATTGCACCGCTGACCCATGGCGATCCGCTGATGGCGCAGGGCACCGTGCAGTATGTCGGCCAGATTGTGCTGGTGGTGGCGGCAACCTCAATGGAAGTCGCCCGGGCGGCGGTGGCGCTGGCGAAAGTGGAGTATCAGCCGCGTGACGCCGTGCTGACAGTGAAACAGGCGCTGGCGCTGGAACATTACGTCGAAGAACCGCATCAGCATAAACGCGGGGACGCGGAAATGGCGCTGGCCTGTGCGCCGCACCGTTTACAGGGCGAACTGGAAATTGGCGGCCAGGAGCATTTTTATCTCGAGACGCAGATTGCCTCAGTGATGCCCGGCGAAGACGGCGCGATGCTGGTGTACAGCTCGACACAGCATCCGACAGAAGTGCAGAAACTGGTGGCCTCGGTGCTGGATTTGCCGATGCACAAAGTCGTGGTTGATATGCGACGCATGGGCGGGGGTTTTGGCGGCAAAGAGACGCAGGCCGCTGGTGCAGCCTGCCTTGCCGCGCTGGCGGCGCATCTGACCGGACGTCCGGCAAAGATGCGGCTGTCGCGTCAGGATGACATGCTGATCACCGGCAAGCGCCATCCGTTTCATGTCAGCTATGACGTAGGGTTTACCGATGACGGCGTCATTCACGGTATCGACATTAAACTGGCGGCCAACTGCGGTTATTCGCTGGATCTCTCCGGTTCTATCGTCGATCGCGCCATGTTCCATTCCGATAACGCCTATTACCTCGGCGATGCGCTGATCACCGGTTATCGCTGTAAAACTCATCTTGCGTCGAACACCGCTTACCGCGGATTTGGCGGCCCGCAGGGCATTGTGGCGATTGAGCACATCGTTGATCATATTGCCCGCGAACTGGGTCTGGATCCGCTGACGGTACGCAAAAATAATTACTACGGTCAGGAAGTCCGCAACGTTACGCATTATCACCAGCCCGTCGGGCAAAACCTGTTGCAGGAGATGACGCAGCAACTGGAGGATAGCGTGGAATACACCGCAAGACGTGACGCTGTCACGAAATTTAACCGCAGCAACCCTTATCTGAAAAAGGGGCTGGCGCTGACGCCGGTAAAATTTGGTATCTCCTTCACCGCCAGTTTCCTCAATCAGGCAGGCGCGCTGGTGCTGGTGTATACCGATGGCAGTATTCAGCTCAATCACGGTGGCACAGAGATGGGACAGGGGCTGAATACCAAGGTCGCGCAGGTGGTGGCTGAGGTGTTTCAGGTGGATATCAGCCGGATTCAGATCACCGCGACTGATACCGGCAAAGTGCCCAATACCTCGCCGACGGCAGCGTCATCCGGCGCTGACCTGAACGGTAAAGCGGCGCAAAACGCGGCGGAAATCATCAAAGGGCGCATGGTTGAGATGCTGATGCGTGTTCATGATGCGCAGGAAACTGACATCACCTTCAGCAACGGTCAGGTGCGCGTTAAAAATCAGTATTTCAGTTTTGAACAGGTGGCGACCCAGTGCTGGCTGAATCAGGTGCCGCTGTCCAGCACCGGCTATTACAAAACACCGAAGATTTTCTATGACCGCAGTAAAGCCGCCGGGCATCCGTTTTATTATTTCTCCTACGGCGCGGCTTGCGCGGAAGTATTGGTCGATACGCTGACTGGTGAATACAGGCTGTTGCGGGCAGACATTCTGCATGACGTCGGCGACTCACTGAATCCGGCGATTGATATCGGTCAGGTGGAAGGCGGATTCGTGCAGGGCATGGGCTGGCTGACCACGGAGGAGCTGGTGTGGAATGACAAAGGGCGCTTAATGACCAGTGGTCCGGCGGCGTATAAAATTCCGGCAATTGGCGATATTCCGCAGGATCTGCGCGTGAAACTGGTGGAGAACCGTAAGAATCCGGAAGATACCGTTTTCCATTCCAAAGCCGTGGGTGAACCGCCGTTTATGCTCGGGATATCCGTCTGGTGTGCCATCAAAGATGCCGTTGCCAGCCTGGCCGGTTATCGTGTACATCCGCACCTTGATGCACCTGCCACGCCGGAAAGAGTGCTTAACGCCATAAATCAGATGCATTTTCAGGGTGACGTTGTCACTCATTCCGCTATGGTTAGCGCAAAAATTGCCGGCTGA
- the xdhA gene encoding xanthine dehydrogenase small subunit gives MIQFLMNGRIHTENLPADTTVLQYLRRDAGRCGTKEGCASGDCGACTVVLAEKQGEQLQYRTVNACLTFMPAVHGKQLITVEDLKHRGELHHVQQAMVDNHASQCGFCTPGFVMSLFAMEKNKPVFTVEGVQETLSGNLCRCTGYRPIMDAAKAICEAPQADQFDADARQTLEKLAAISATEQPVTIDELAGRYLACPDSRLVAGGTDLALEVTQRYQRLPKLISLSHIPELKAITLTGQAIHIGAAAPLSACMPFLHEEFPAFGELLERFASQQIRNQGTFGGNIANASPIGDGGPVLLALGASLLLRRGAEQRELPLDQFFLGYRKTALQPGEFIEQIRIPRNTPAARQLRVYKVSKRLEDDISAVCAALHIEVLNGVVVHARVAFGGMAEVAKRASGCEAQLLGQPWQTATVERACQALELDFTPISDFRASREYRMQVAKNLLRRCHIEMTSPETLMRVTHYV, from the coding sequence ATGATCCAATTTCTGATGAACGGCAGGATCCACACGGAAAATCTGCCCGCTGACACGACGGTATTACAATATCTGCGCCGCGATGCAGGGCGCTGTGGTACCAAAGAAGGCTGTGCCTCCGGTGACTGCGGCGCCTGTACGGTGGTGCTGGCAGAAAAGCAGGGTGAGCAACTGCAATACCGCACGGTCAACGCCTGCCTGACCTTTATGCCTGCGGTGCATGGCAAACAGCTTATTACGGTTGAAGATCTGAAACATCGCGGCGAGCTTCATCATGTACAGCAGGCGATGGTGGATAATCACGCTTCGCAATGCGGTTTCTGCACGCCGGGTTTTGTGATGTCACTGTTTGCGATGGAAAAAAATAAACCTGTTTTTACGGTTGAAGGCGTGCAGGAAACCCTTTCCGGCAATCTTTGCCGTTGCACGGGTTACCGGCCAATCATGGATGCGGCGAAAGCCATTTGTGAAGCCCCGCAGGCCGATCAGTTTGATGCTGATGCCCGGCAAACGCTGGAAAAACTCGCCGCGATATCCGCGACTGAACAGCCGGTGACTATTGATGAACTGGCCGGACGTTATCTTGCCTGCCCGGATTCCCGTCTGGTGGCAGGCGGTACCGATCTGGCGCTGGAAGTCACACAACGTTATCAGCGCCTGCCGAAGCTGATTTCGCTGAGTCATATTCCCGAACTCAAGGCAATTACGCTGACCGGTCAGGCTATTCATATTGGCGCCGCCGCGCCGCTCAGCGCCTGTATGCCGTTTTTACATGAAGAGTTCCCGGCGTTTGGCGAACTGCTCGAACGGTTTGCATCACAACAAATTCGCAACCAGGGGACCTTCGGCGGCAATATCGCCAACGCTTCGCCAATCGGTGACGGCGGGCCGGTGTTGCTGGCGCTCGGCGCTTCGCTGCTGCTGCGGCGTGGCGCTGAACAACGGGAGTTACCGCTGGATCAGTTCTTCCTCGGTTATCGCAAAACTGCGTTGCAGCCGGGCGAATTTATTGAACAAATCCGCATTCCCCGCAATACCCCGGCGGCACGCCAGTTACGGGTTTATAAAGTGTCGAAACGGCTGGAGGACGATATTTCTGCGGTCTGCGCGGCGTTGCATATTGAAGTGCTAAATGGCGTGGTGGTGCATGCACGCGTGGCGTTTGGCGGCATGGCGGAAGTGGCGAAACGGGCCAGCGGCTGTGAGGCGCAATTACTTGGTCAGCCGTGGCAGACGGCAACTGTCGAGCGGGCCTGTCAGGCGCTGGAACTGGATTTCACGCCAATCAGTGATTTTCGTGCCAGCCGGGAATACCGCATGCAGGTGGCGAAAAATCTGCTGCGCCGCTGCCATATCGAAATGACTTCTCCTGAAACACTGATGCGGGTAACACATTATGTCTGA
- a CDS encoding TetR family transcriptional regulator C-terminal domain-containing protein codes for MMNSDTGGKVRLARERTLENIHAAAIAEFSEKGFQGATTQAIAQRAGIKKAQLHYYIAGKEELYEELLQKVLKVWGDIIQFDPSLSEPEAVLSRYIRNKLNFSFDQPQLSRIFTSEVLGGGHYLHKYWPLATQNITGKENLIHQWIEQGKIRALDARLFIMHIWAVTQYYADFAVQVKHMYGNFEGDEQAREHIIGEVTTLILNGCKAFAPPPAKGEAGRGY; via the coding sequence ATGATGAACAGTGATACCGGCGGCAAAGTCCGCCTTGCGCGTGAACGCACCCTGGAAAATATCCACGCGGCGGCCATTGCAGAATTCAGTGAAAAAGGTTTTCAGGGGGCAACCACTCAGGCCATTGCTCAGCGCGCCGGGATCAAAAAAGCCCAGTTGCATTACTACATCGCGGGCAAAGAAGAGTTGTACGAAGAGCTCTTGCAGAAAGTGCTGAAAGTCTGGGGCGATATCATTCAGTTCGACCCGTCCCTCAGCGAACCCGAGGCGGTGCTCAGCCGTTATATCCGCAATAAGCTGAATTTCTCGTTCGATCAGCCGCAACTGTCGCGCATTTTCACCAGTGAGGTGCTAGGCGGCGGTCACTATCTGCATAAATACTGGCCGCTGGCCACGCAGAATATCACCGGCAAAGAGAACCTGATCCATCAGTGGATTGAGCAGGGGAAAATCCGTGCGCTGGATGCCCGCCTGTTCATCATGCATATCTGGGCGGTGACGCAGTATTACGCCGATTTTGCGGTGCAGGTGAAGCATATGTACGGCAATTTCGAAGGCGATGAACAGGCGCGTGAACACATTATTGGTGAGGTTACGACACTGATTCTGAATGGCTGTAAAGCCTTTGCTCCTCCCCCTGCGAAGGGGGAGGCCGGGAGGGGGTATTAA
- the guaD gene encoding guanine deaminase, translating into MSQIITRAVRGNFFDVREPVLRPEDLEAQVRYIEDGLMLLSGGTIIWLGSWQEGEGKLAQARKTAVLEIDDYRDKLIVPGFVDTHIHYPQTEMIGAYGEQLLEWLTRYTFPTEQQYHCADYARRMSKFFISQLLLNGTTTALVFGTVHPQSVDALFKEASDINMRLVAGKVMMDKNAPDALLETPEESERDTRGLIARWHNRQRLSYALTPRFAPTSSPELLQKVRLLKQEFPDVYMHTHLSENVAELSWVKEMHPEHQHYLDVYHQYGLTGERCVFAHCLHLDDSEWDCLHDTDSTIAFCPTSNLFLGSGLFNLQKSWQKQIRVGMGTDVGAGTTFNMLETLSEAYKVGQLQRYRLSAFEAFYHATLGGARALHLDDKIGNFSTGKEADFVVLEPGVSALQKLRAANSKTLAEKLFVLMTLGDDRNVYCTYVDGEPAYVRDAQREELSA; encoded by the coding sequence ATGAGTCAGATCATCACCCGCGCCGTCCGCGGAAATTTCTTCGATGTCCGCGAGCCGGTATTACGGCCGGAAGATTTAGAAGCGCAGGTGCGTTATATCGAAGACGGCCTGATGTTGCTCAGCGGCGGCACAATCATCTGGCTGGGAAGCTGGCAGGAAGGTGAGGGCAAGCTGGCGCAGGCACGTAAAACCGCTGTTCTGGAAATTGATGATTATCGCGACAAGCTGATCGTCCCGGGCTTTGTCGATACGCATATTCACTATCCGCAGACCGAAATGATCGGCGCGTACGGCGAGCAGTTGCTCGAATGGCTGACGCGCTATACCTTCCCGACCGAACAACAATATCACTGCGCGGATTACGCCAGGCGCATGTCGAAATTCTTCATCAGTCAGTTGCTGCTTAACGGGACCACCACGGCGCTGGTGTTTGGCACCGTTCATCCGCAGTCCGTCGATGCCCTGTTTAAAGAAGCCTCCGACATCAATATGCGGCTGGTGGCGGGCAAAGTGATGATGGACAAAAACGCCCCCGACGCCCTGCTGGAAACCCCTGAAGAAAGTGAACGCGACACGCGCGGGCTGATTGCGCGCTGGCATAACCGCCAGCGTCTGAGCTATGCGCTGACGCCGCGTTTTGCGCCGACATCTTCGCCTGAACTGCTGCAAAAAGTGCGGTTGCTTAAGCAGGAATTCCCCGACGTGTACATGCATACCCATCTGAGCGAAAACGTCGCCGAACTCTCCTGGGTGAAAGAAATGCACCCTGAACATCAGCATTATCTCGACGTTTATCATCAGTACGGACTGACCGGCGAACGTTGCGTGTTTGCACACTGTCTGCATCTGGATGACAGTGAATGGGATTGCCTGCACGACACCGATTCGACTATCGCTTTTTGCCCGACGTCTAATCTGTTTCTGGGCAGCGGTCTGTTTAATTTGCAGAAATCCTGGCAGAAACAAATTCGCGTTGGCATGGGCACGGACGTCGGTGCGGGCACCACCTTCAACATGCTGGAAACGCTGTCAGAAGCCTACAAAGTCGGACAACTGCAGCGTTACCGTTTATCTGCATTCGAAGCCTTCTATCACGCCACACTCGGCGGCGCACGGGCGCTGCACCTCGACGATAAAATTGGCAACTTTAGTACCGGTAAAGAGGCGGATTTTGTGGTGCTCGAACCGGGTGTCAGTGCGCTGCAAAAATTACGTGCCGCCAACAGTAAAACGCTGGCTGAAAAGCTTTTTGTGCTGATGACGCTGGGTGATGACCGCAATGTGTATTGCACCTACGTTGACGGCGAACCGGCGTATGTACGGGATGCTCAGCGGGAGGAACTCTCAGCATGA